A portion of the Esox lucius isolate fEsoLuc1 chromosome 20, fEsoLuc1.pri, whole genome shotgun sequence genome contains these proteins:
- the bnipl gene encoding bcl-2/adenovirus E1B 19 kDa-interacting protein 2-like protein isoform X1: MGTYTDHGDQYMLNGGPDGAKAAHDIRDMELREEWQDEEFPRPLPEDANSPIDEQETPGDNGKRPAPPTSLALSGNPMRKKRLVAPTLSLTLSHTDSLDHSEKSGDTGYSAAALSPDEEDPELDINLEALETPSDSESCNFPDSMHELEWEDDLPRLGRGKDRVVNTLVTEQAEMGSLELDQVDSRGRRWRHFCVAGQEYIVNMSVLEPYLQVLSHGGYYGEPMNAIILFSSCYLPENTVENYEYVMDNLFRYIVGTLDLMVSESYVMVYLCSMAPRNKMPAIKWLRQCYSSIDRRLRKDLKGLFVVHPAWYIKALITVVKPFISEKFSRKIRFIPSLQELSDYIPMEHLQIPVCIREYDMKMNM, from the exons GGGTCCAGACGGGGCAAAGGCAGCTCACGACATACGGGATATGGAGCTGAGGGAGGAGTGGCAAGATGAGGAGTTCCCCAG GCCTCTTCCTGAAGATGCGAATAGCCCTATTGATGAACAAGAGACTCCGGGAGATAATGGAAAAAGACCAG CTCCGCCCACTAGCCTGGCCCTGTCAGGAAACCCTATGAGGAAGAAGCGCCTGGTGGCCCCGACCCTCAGCCTTACTCTGTCCCACACTGACTCACTGGACCACAGTGAAAAGTCAGGGGACACCGGCTACTCTGCGGCAGCTCTCTCACCCGACGAAGAAGACCCAGAGTTGGACATTAACCTGGAGGCCTTGGAGACGCCCTCAGACAGCGAGTCCTGCAACTTCCCTGACAGCATGCACGAGCTGGagtgggagg ATGATCTGCCACGGCTGGGCCGCGGAAAGGACCGGGTTGTGAACACCTTGGTGACAGAGCAAGCTGAAATGGGCTCCTTGGAGTTAGACCAAGTGGACAGCAGGGGGCGGCGTTGGCGACATTTCTGTGTGGCTGGGCAGGAGTACATCGTCAACATGAGTGTCCTGGAACCATACCTCCAGGTGCTCTCCCACGGAG GTTATTACGGCGAACCAATGAATGCCATCATCTTGTTCTCCTCCTGTTACCtaccagaaaacacagtggaaaacTATGAATATGTCATGGACAATCTGTTCAG GTACATAGTGGGGACACTGGACCTGATGGTGTCGGAGAGCTATGTCATGGTGTACCTGTGCAGCATGGCCCCCAGGAACAAAATGCCCGCCATCAAATGGCTGCGACAGTGTTACTCCTCTATTGACAGAAG GTTGAGAAAGGATCTGAAGGGGCTGTTTGTGGTCCACCCAGCCTGGTACATCAAAGCCCTCATCACTGTCGTCAAGCCTTTCATCAG TGAGAAGTTCAGTCGGAAGATCCGCTTCATTCCCAGCCTACAGGAGCTGTCTGATTACATCCCTATGGAACACCTACAGATTCCCGTCTGCATCCGAGA gtaTGACATGAAGATGAACATGTGA
- the bnipl gene encoding bcl-2/adenovirus E1B 19 kDa-interacting protein 2-like protein isoform X2 codes for MELREEWQDEEFPRPLPEDANSPIDEQETPGDNGKRPAPPTSLALSGNPMRKKRLVAPTLSLTLSHTDSLDHSEKSGDTGYSAAALSPDEEDPELDINLEALETPSDSESCNFPDSMHELEWEDDLPRLGRGKDRVVNTLVTEQAEMGSLELDQVDSRGRRWRHFCVAGQEYIVNMSVLEPYLQVLSHGGYYGEPMNAIILFSSCYLPENTVENYEYVMDNLFRYIVGTLDLMVSESYVMVYLCSMAPRNKMPAIKWLRQCYSSIDRRLRKDLKGLFVVHPAWYIKALITVVKPFISEKFSRKIRFIPSLQELSDYIPMEHLQIPVCIREYDMKMNM; via the exons ATGGAGCTGAGGGAGGAGTGGCAAGATGAGGAGTTCCCCAG GCCTCTTCCTGAAGATGCGAATAGCCCTATTGATGAACAAGAGACTCCGGGAGATAATGGAAAAAGACCAG CTCCGCCCACTAGCCTGGCCCTGTCAGGAAACCCTATGAGGAAGAAGCGCCTGGTGGCCCCGACCCTCAGCCTTACTCTGTCCCACACTGACTCACTGGACCACAGTGAAAAGTCAGGGGACACCGGCTACTCTGCGGCAGCTCTCTCACCCGACGAAGAAGACCCAGAGTTGGACATTAACCTGGAGGCCTTGGAGACGCCCTCAGACAGCGAGTCCTGCAACTTCCCTGACAGCATGCACGAGCTGGagtgggagg ATGATCTGCCACGGCTGGGCCGCGGAAAGGACCGGGTTGTGAACACCTTGGTGACAGAGCAAGCTGAAATGGGCTCCTTGGAGTTAGACCAAGTGGACAGCAGGGGGCGGCGTTGGCGACATTTCTGTGTGGCTGGGCAGGAGTACATCGTCAACATGAGTGTCCTGGAACCATACCTCCAGGTGCTCTCCCACGGAG GTTATTACGGCGAACCAATGAATGCCATCATCTTGTTCTCCTCCTGTTACCtaccagaaaacacagtggaaaacTATGAATATGTCATGGACAATCTGTTCAG GTACATAGTGGGGACACTGGACCTGATGGTGTCGGAGAGCTATGTCATGGTGTACCTGTGCAGCATGGCCCCCAGGAACAAAATGCCCGCCATCAAATGGCTGCGACAGTGTTACTCCTCTATTGACAGAAG GTTGAGAAAGGATCTGAAGGGGCTGTTTGTGGTCCACCCAGCCTGGTACATCAAAGCCCTCATCACTGTCGTCAAGCCTTTCATCAG TGAGAAGTTCAGTCGGAAGATCCGCTTCATTCCCAGCCTACAGGAGCTGTCTGATTACATCCCTATGGAACACCTACAGATTCCCGTCTGCATCCGAGA gtaTGACATGAAGATGAACATGTGA